A genomic window from Streptomyces sp. HUAS YS2 includes:
- the aceE gene encoding pyruvate dehydrogenase (acetyl-transferring), homodimeric type, whose protein sequence is MASGSDRNPIIIGGLPSQVPDFDPEETREWLDSLDAAVDERGRERARYLMLRLIERAREKRVAVPEMRSTDYVNTIATKDEPFFPGNEEIERKVLNATRWNAAVMVSRAQRPGIGVGGHIATFASSASLYDVGFNHFFRGKDEGDGGDQIFFQGHASPGIYARAFLLDRLNETQLDAFRQEKSKFPNGLSSYPHPRLMPGFWEFPTVSMGLGPLGAIYQARMNRYMEARGIADTSKSHVWAFLGDGEMDEPESLGQLTIAARENLDNLTFVVNCNLQRLDGPVRGNGKIIQELESVFRGAGWNVIKLVWDRSWDPLLAQDRDGVLVNRMNTTPDGQYQTYATETGAYIRDHFFGDDHRLRAMVENMTDDQILHLGRGGHDHKKIFAAFSAAKAHKGQPTVILAKTIKGWTLGPNFEGRNATHQMKKLTVDDLKGFRDRLHIPITDQQLESGLPPYYHPGRNSEEIQYMHDRRKALGGYVPTRVVRAKPLVLPDEKTYAAVKKGSGQQSIATTMAFVRLLKDLMRDKEIGKRFVLIAPDEYRTFGMDSFFPSAKIYNPLGQQYEAVDRELLLAYKESPTGQMLHDGISEAGCTASLIAAGSAYATHGEPLIPVYVFYSMFGFQRTGDQFWQMADQLARGFVLGATAGRTTLTGEGLQHADGHSQLLASTNPGCVAYDPAFGFEIAHIVKDGLRRMYGPEAEDVFYYLTVYNEPIQHPAEPEDVDVDGILKGIHLYKRGESGAIPAQIMASGVGVPWAIEAQRILAEEWNVRADVWSATSWNELRREAVAVDEHNLLHPEEEQRVPYVTRKLQGAEGPFVAVSDWMRSVPDQISRWVPGPYTSLGADGFGFADTRGAARRYFHIDAQSIVLAVLTELARAGKVDRSALKQAVDRYQLLDVAAADPGAAGGDA, encoded by the coding sequence GTGGCTTCCGGATCCGATCGCAACCCGATCATCATTGGCGGCCTGCCCAGCCAGGTCCCGGATTTCGATCCCGAGGAGACCCGGGAATGGCTCGACTCGCTCGACGCGGCCGTCGACGAGCGCGGCCGTGAGCGGGCCCGCTACCTGATGCTCCGCCTGATCGAGCGGGCCCGCGAGAAGCGCGTGGCCGTGCCCGAGATGCGCAGCACGGACTACGTCAACACCATCGCCACCAAGGACGAGCCGTTCTTCCCCGGCAACGAGGAGATCGAGCGCAAGGTCCTCAACGCCACCCGCTGGAACGCCGCGGTGATGGTCTCCCGCGCCCAGCGTCCGGGCATCGGGGTCGGCGGTCACATCGCCACGTTCGCCTCCTCCGCCTCGCTGTACGACGTCGGCTTCAACCACTTCTTCCGGGGCAAGGACGAGGGCGACGGCGGCGACCAGATCTTCTTCCAGGGGCACGCCTCCCCCGGGATCTACGCCCGCGCGTTCCTGCTGGACCGGCTGAACGAGACGCAGCTCGACGCGTTCCGCCAGGAGAAGTCGAAGTTCCCCAACGGCCTGTCGTCGTATCCGCACCCGCGGCTGATGCCGGGCTTCTGGGAGTTCCCGACCGTCTCCATGGGCCTCGGCCCGCTGGGCGCGATCTACCAGGCGCGGATGAACCGCTACATGGAGGCGCGCGGCATCGCCGACACCTCCAAGTCGCACGTCTGGGCGTTCCTCGGCGACGGCGAGATGGACGAGCCGGAGTCGCTCGGCCAGCTGACCATCGCGGCCCGGGAGAACCTGGACAACCTCACCTTCGTCGTCAACTGCAACCTGCAGCGGCTCGACGGTCCGGTGCGTGGCAACGGCAAGATCATCCAGGAGCTGGAGTCGGTCTTCCGCGGGGCCGGCTGGAACGTCATCAAGCTGGTCTGGGACCGCTCCTGGGACCCGCTGCTCGCGCAGGACCGCGACGGCGTGCTGGTCAACCGGATGAACACGACGCCGGACGGCCAGTACCAGACGTACGCGACGGAGACCGGCGCCTACATCCGCGACCACTTCTTCGGCGACGACCACCGGCTGCGGGCCATGGTCGAGAACATGACCGACGACCAGATCCTGCACCTGGGTCGCGGCGGTCACGACCACAAGAAGATCTTCGCGGCGTTCTCGGCGGCCAAGGCGCACAAGGGCCAGCCGACGGTGATCCTCGCCAAGACCATCAAGGGCTGGACGCTCGGCCCCAACTTCGAGGGCCGCAACGCGACCCACCAGATGAAGAAGCTGACGGTCGACGACCTCAAGGGCTTCCGCGACCGGCTGCACATCCCGATCACGGACCAGCAGCTGGAGAGCGGCCTGCCGCCGTACTACCACCCCGGCCGGAACTCGGAAGAGATCCAGTACATGCACGACCGCCGCAAGGCGCTCGGCGGGTACGTGCCCACGCGTGTGGTCCGCGCCAAGCCGCTGGTCCTGCCGGACGAGAAGACCTACGCGGCGGTGAAGAAGGGATCGGGCCAGCAGTCGATCGCCACCACGATGGCGTTCGTCCGGCTGCTCAAGGACCTGATGCGGGACAAGGAGATCGGCAAGCGGTTCGTGCTGATCGCGCCGGACGAGTACCGCACGTTCGGCATGGACTCCTTCTTCCCGAGCGCCAAGATCTACAACCCGCTGGGTCAGCAGTACGAGGCCGTGGACCGCGAGCTGCTGCTCGCGTACAAGGAGTCCCCGACCGGCCAGATGCTGCACGACGGCATCTCCGAGGCCGGCTGCACCGCCTCGCTGATCGCGGCCGGTTCGGCGTACGCCACGCACGGCGAGCCGCTGATCCCGGTGTACGTCTTCTACTCGATGTTCGGCTTCCAGCGGACCGGCGACCAGTTCTGGCAGATGGCCGACCAGCTCGCCCGCGGCTTCGTGCTGGGCGCGACCGCCGGCCGTACGACGCTGACCGGCGAGGGCCTGCAGCACGCCGACGGGCACTCGCAGCTGCTGGCTTCGACGAACCCGGGCTGTGTCGCGTACGACCCGGCCTTCGGCTTCGAGATCGCGCACATCGTCAAGGACGGCCTGCGGCGCATGTACGGCCCGGAGGCCGAGGACGTCTTCTACTACCTGACGGTCTACAACGAGCCGATCCAGCACCCGGCCGAGCCGGAGGACGTGGACGTCGACGGCATCCTCAAGGGCATCCACCTCTACAAGCGGGGCGAGTCCGGGGCGATCCCGGCGCAGATCATGGCCTCCGGCGTCGGCGTGCCGTGGGCGATCGAGGCCCAGCGGATCCTCGCCGAGGAGTGGAACGTCCGGGCGGACGTCTGGTCGGCGACCTCGTGGAACGAGCTGCGCCGCGAGGCCGTCGCGGTGGACGAGCACAACCTGCTCCACCCCGAGGAGGAGCAGCGCGTCCCGTACGTGACCCGCAAGCTCCAGGGCGCCGAGGGGCCGTTCGTGGCGGTCTCCGACTGGATGCGTTCGGTCCCGGACCAGATCTCGCGCTGGGTGCCCGGCCCGTACACCTCGCTGGGCGCGGACGGCTTCGGCTTCGCGGACACCCGCGGCGCCGCCCGCCGCTACTTCCACATCGACGCCCAGTCGATCGTCCTGGCCGTGCTCACCGAGCTGGCCAGGGCCGGCAAGGTGGACCGCTCGGCGCTGAAGCAGGCCGTGGACCGCTACCAGCTGCTCGACGTGGCCGCCGCGGACCCGGGCGCCGCGGGAGGCGACGCGTAG
- a CDS encoding TerD family protein, with protein sequence MGVTLAKGGNVSLSKAAPNLTQVLVGLGWDARSTTGADFDLDASALLCQSGRVLGDEYFVFYNNLRSPEGSVEHTGDNLTGEGDGDDESLIVDLTRVPTYCDKIIFPVSIHEADNRGQTFGQVSNAFIRVVNQADGQELARYDLSEDASTETAMIFGELYRYNGEWKFRAVGQGYASGLRGIALDFGVNVS encoded by the coding sequence ATGGGCGTCACGCTCGCCAAGGGAGGCAACGTCTCCCTCTCCAAGGCCGCACCCAATCTCACCCAGGTGCTCGTCGGCCTCGGCTGGGACGCACGCTCGACCACCGGAGCGGACTTCGACCTCGACGCCAGCGCGCTGCTGTGCCAGTCGGGGCGCGTGCTCGGGGACGAGTACTTCGTCTTCTACAACAACCTCAGGAGCCCCGAGGGCTCGGTCGAGCACACCGGTGACAACCTCACCGGCGAGGGGGACGGCGACGACGAGTCGCTCATCGTGGACCTGACGAGGGTTCCGACGTACTGCGACAAGATCATCTTTCCGGTCTCGATCCACGAGGCGGACAACCGCGGCCAGACTTTCGGCCAGGTCAGCAATGCGTTCATCCGCGTGGTGAACCAGGCCGACGGTCAGGAACTCGCGCGCTACGACCTCTCCGAGGACGCCTCCACCGAAACCGCGATGATCTTCGGCGAGCTCTACCGCTACAACGGCGAATGGAAGTTCAGGGCGGTAGGTCAGGGGTACGCGTCCGGGCTCCGGGGCATCGCTCTAGACTTCGGGGTCAACGTTTCGTAA
- a CDS encoding TerD family protein → MTTMTHAMQKGSNVPLDTAAVRAVLRWTPGPGVPDVDASALLLGSDGRVRSDEDFVFYNQPRHPSGLVRRLSKKREADGLTDTVEADLGALDPSVDQVVIAASSDGGTFRNVSDLRILLYDAGAAGREPLALFDVKAETGEETAVICGELYRRGEGWKFRAVGQGYPTGLVGLATAFGISVDEAAEEPAVNGTPVPSGPAPSGPDADATVVHTPIPPQPAVPPAPMPAYGYPQPVTASAPPGPAPEFRLPPMGPQFVRP, encoded by the coding sequence ATGACGACCATGACGCACGCGATGCAGAAGGGCTCCAACGTCCCCCTCGACACCGCGGCCGTACGGGCCGTGCTCCGCTGGACCCCGGGCCCCGGGGTCCCCGACGTGGACGCCTCGGCCCTGCTGCTCGGCTCCGACGGGCGCGTGCGTTCGGACGAGGACTTCGTCTTCTACAACCAGCCGCGCCATCCCTCGGGCCTGGTGCGGCGGCTGTCGAAGAAGCGGGAGGCGGACGGCCTGACCGACACGGTCGAGGCCGATCTGGGCGCGCTCGACCCGTCGGTGGACCAGGTGGTGATCGCGGCGTCCTCGGACGGCGGGACCTTCCGGAACGTGAGCGATCTGCGGATCCTGCTGTACGACGCGGGCGCCGCCGGCCGGGAGCCGCTGGCGCTGTTCGACGTGAAGGCGGAGACCGGCGAGGAGACGGCGGTCATCTGCGGCGAGCTGTACCGCCGCGGCGAGGGCTGGAAGTTCCGTGCGGTGGGTCAGGGCTACCCGACGGGCCTGGTCGGTCTCGCGACCGCGTTCGGCATCTCGGTGGACGAGGCGGCCGAGGAGCCGGCCGTGAACGGCACTCCGGTCCCCTCCGGTCCGGCCCCCTCCGGTCCGGACGCCGACGCGACGGTGGTGCACACCCCGATCCCGCCGCAGCCCGCCGTTCCGCCGGCCCCGATGCCCGCCTACGGCTATCCGCAGCCCGTCACGGCGTCCGCGCCGCCCGGCCCCGCGCCGGAGTTCCGGCTGCCGCCGATGGGCCCCCAGTTCGTCCGCCCGTAG
- a CDS encoding DUF475 domain-containing protein produces the protein MVLKTFGWSFAITALGLVAAVLYGGWEAFGIVAILCVLEISLSFDNAVVNAGILKKMNAFWQKIFLTIGVLIAVFGMRLVFPVVIVAISAKIGPIEAVDLAFNDADRYQELVTDAHPSIAAFGGMFLLMIFLDFIFEERDIQWLRWIERPLAKLGKVDMLSVCIALIVLLVSAMTFATNAHQHGGAHADKAQTVLISGIAGLITYLIVGGLSGYFENKLEEEEEREHEAEEEAVRSGKQVTVVQLAGKAAFFMFLYLEVLDASFSFDGVIGAFAITNDIVLMALGLGVGAMYVRSLTVYLVRQGTLDDYVYLEHGAHYAIGALAVLLMVTIQYQIPEVVTGLIGVALIAWSFWSSVRRNKRLADAEGNADAPGDKTEVSSGV, from the coding sequence GTGGTTCTGAAAACCTTCGGCTGGTCGTTCGCCATTACGGCGCTCGGTCTGGTCGCAGCGGTGCTCTACGGGGGGTGGGAAGCGTTCGGGATCGTCGCGATCCTGTGCGTCCTCGAGATCTCGCTGTCCTTCGACAATGCGGTGGTCAACGCCGGAATCCTGAAGAAGATGAATGCCTTCTGGCAGAAGATCTTCCTCACCATCGGTGTGCTCATCGCCGTCTTCGGCATGCGACTGGTCTTCCCCGTCGTGATCGTCGCCATCAGCGCCAAGATCGGCCCCATCGAGGCCGTCGATCTCGCGTTCAACGATGCCGATCGCTACCAGGAACTCGTGACCGACGCGCATCCGTCGATCGCGGCCTTCGGTGGCATGTTCCTGCTGATGATCTTCCTCGACTTCATCTTCGAGGAGCGCGACATCCAGTGGCTGCGCTGGATCGAGCGGCCGCTGGCCAAGCTCGGCAAGGTCGACATGCTGTCGGTCTGCATCGCCCTGATCGTCCTCCTGGTCAGCGCCATGACGTTCGCGACCAACGCCCACCAGCACGGTGGCGCGCACGCCGACAAGGCCCAGACGGTGCTCATCTCCGGCATCGCCGGTCTGATCACGTACCTCATCGTCGGCGGTCTCTCCGGCTACTTCGAGAACAAGCTCGAAGAGGAGGAGGAGCGCGAGCACGAGGCCGAGGAAGAGGCCGTGCGCAGCGGCAAGCAGGTGACGGTCGTCCAGCTGGCCGGCAAGGCCGCCTTCTTCATGTTCCTCTACCTTGAGGTCCTGGACGCGTCGTTCTCCTTCGACGGTGTCATCGGCGCCTTCGCCATCACCAACGACATCGTCCTGATGGCGCTCGGCCTCGGCGTCGGCGCCATGTACGTCCGTTCGCTCACGGTCTACCTGGTCCGCCAGGGCACCCTGGACGACTACGTCTACCTGGAGCACGGCGCCCACTACGCCATCGGCGCGCTGGCCGTCCTCCTCATGGTGACGATCCAGTACCAGATCCCCGAGGTCGTCACCGGCCTCATCGGTGTCGCGCTGATCGCCTGGTCCTTCTGGTCCTCGGTGCGCCGCAACAAGCGGCTCGCGGATGCCGAGGGAAACGCTGACGCCCCGGGCGACAAGACCGAGGTGTCGTCGGGGGTGTGA
- a CDS encoding peroxiredoxin, which produces MTIEVGTKAPDFELKDNHGRTVRLSDFHGEKNVVLLFYPFAFTGVCTGELCELRDNLPKFVNDDTQLLAVSNDSIHTLRVFADQEGLDYPLLSDFWKHGEASRAYGVFDEDKGCAVRGTFIIDKEGVVRWTVVNALPDARDLNDYLKALDTL; this is translated from the coding sequence ATGACGATCGAGGTCGGCACCAAGGCCCCGGACTTCGAGCTCAAGGACAACCACGGCCGCACCGTGAGGCTCTCCGACTTCCACGGCGAGAAGAACGTGGTGCTCCTCTTCTACCCCTTCGCCTTCACCGGCGTGTGCACGGGCGAACTGTGCGAGCTGCGCGACAACCTGCCGAAGTTCGTCAACGACGACACCCAGCTCCTCGCCGTCTCCAACGACTCGATCCACACCCTGCGCGTCTTCGCCGACCAGGAGGGCCTCGACTACCCGCTGCTCTCCGACTTCTGGAAGCACGGCGAGGCTTCGCGCGCCTACGGCGTCTTCGACGAGGACAAGGGCTGCGCCGTGCGCGGCACGTTCATCATCGACAAGGAGGGCGTCGTCCGCTGGACCGTCGTCAACGCCCTGCCGGACGCCCGCGACCTGAACGACTACCTCAAGGCGCTCGACACCCTCTGA
- a CDS encoding DUF3052 domain-containing protein yields the protein MSATADHAEERTNPAARLGFEPGQVVQEIGYDDDVDQDLREGIESTIGQELVDEDYDDVADVVLLWFRDEDGDLTDALVDAIGLLEDGGNVWLLTPKTGRDGYIEPSDISDAAQTAGLSQTKSISVAKDWTGTRLATPKR from the coding sequence GTGAGCGCGACCGCGGACCACGCGGAGGAGCGGACCAACCCGGCTGCAAGGCTGGGGTTCGAGCCCGGACAGGTGGTCCAGGAGATCGGCTACGACGACGACGTCGATCAGGATCTCCGTGAAGGCATCGAGTCCACCATCGGTCAGGAACTCGTGGACGAGGACTACGACGACGTCGCGGACGTCGTGCTGCTGTGGTTCCGTGACGAGGACGGTGATCTCACCGACGCCCTGGTGGACGCCATCGGTCTCCTTGAGGACGGCGGCAACGTGTGGCTGCTGACCCCGAAGACCGGCCGCGACGGCTACATCGAGCCGAGCGACATCAGCGATGCCGCGCAGACAGCTGGTCTCTCCCAGACCAAGAGCATCAGCGTCGCGAAGGACTGGACGGGCACCCGCCTGGCCACCCCGAAGCGCTGA
- a CDS encoding HpcH/HpaI aldolase/citrate lyase family protein, whose translation MRHFGHIPPASRAGLFHQEPAEFTADSPARTLAAALGATLYSPATRPKLADDVRKQAARGVVSMVLCLEDSIDDHDVEAAEANLVRQFADLAAHEASDGVETPLLFIRVREPRQIPDLVSRLGETVRLLSGFVLPKFTEERGAGFLEALTLAENASGRRLFAMPVLESPQLLHLETRAETLAGIARIVDKYRDRVLALRLGVTDFCSAYGLRRSPDMTAYDVQLVAHVIADVVNVLGRSDGTGFTITGPVWEYFRVQERMFKPQLRRSPFLEGRAEELRTALIEHDLDGLLREIELDRANGLLGKTCIHPSHVVPVHALSVVSHEEFSDAQDILRPERGGGGVLRSAYTNKMNEVKPHRAWAERTLLRAEAFGVAREDVGFVELLTAGLAG comes from the coding sequence ATGCGTCATTTCGGGCACATCCCGCCCGCGTCACGGGCTGGGCTGTTCCACCAGGAGCCGGCCGAGTTCACGGCCGACTCTCCCGCGCGCACGCTCGCCGCGGCCCTGGGCGCCACGCTCTACAGCCCGGCGACCCGCCCCAAACTCGCCGACGACGTGCGCAAACAGGCCGCGCGCGGTGTCGTCTCCATGGTGCTCTGCCTGGAGGATTCGATCGACGACCACGACGTGGAGGCCGCCGAGGCCAACCTCGTCCGCCAGTTCGCCGATCTCGCCGCCCACGAGGCGTCCGACGGCGTGGAAACGCCCCTGCTCTTCATCCGGGTCCGTGAACCCCGCCAGATTCCCGACCTGGTGAGCCGGCTCGGCGAGACCGTCCGGCTGCTGTCCGGATTCGTTCTGCCGAAGTTCACCGAGGAGCGCGGCGCGGGCTTCCTGGAGGCCCTCACCCTCGCGGAGAACGCGAGCGGACGGCGACTTTTCGCCATGCCCGTGCTGGAGTCCCCGCAACTGCTCCACCTGGAGACCCGCGCCGAGACCCTCGCCGGCATCGCCCGGATCGTCGACAAGTACCGCGACCGGGTCCTCGCCCTGCGCCTCGGCGTCACCGACTTCTGTTCCGCCTACGGGCTGCGCCGCTCGCCAGACATGACCGCGTACGACGTCCAGCTCGTCGCCCATGTCATCGCCGACGTGGTGAACGTGCTCGGCCGCTCCGACGGCACCGGATTCACCATCACCGGGCCCGTCTGGGAGTACTTCCGCGTCCAGGAGCGCATGTTCAAACCGCAGCTGCGGCGCAGCCCCTTCCTGGAGGGGCGGGCGGAGGAACTTCGCACCGCGCTCATCGAGCACGACCTCGACGGACTGCTCCGCGAGATCGAGCTCGACCGGGCCAACGGACTGCTCGGCAAGACCTGCATCCACCCCTCGCACGTGGTGCCGGTGCACGCACTCTCCGTGGTCAGTCACGAGGAGTTCAGCGACGCCCAGGACATCCTGCGGCCCGAACGGGGCGGCGGCGGAGTGCTGCGCTCCGCATATACGAACAAAATGAATGAAGTGAAGCCCCACCGCGCGTGGGCCGAGCGGACCCTGCTGCGCGCCGAGGCCTTCGGCGTCGCCCGGGAGGACGTCGGCTTCGTGGAGCTGCTCACCGCCGGCCTCGCCGGCTGA
- a CDS encoding potassium channel family protein translates to MPGMKERWERHTQTPLLALAVAFGLAYAVPIVAPDADRWVHELCLAVEWVVWAAFAVDYAVRFALAPAKWRFVRGHPLDLLAVLLPLVQPLRLLRVVSTLLLVGRRARMAPQVTLTTYVAGAVVGLMMFGSLAVLHVERTAPNGNIKTLGDAVWWSFTTMTTVGYGDHAPTTGLGRVLAVGLMLSGIALLGVVTANIAAWFISRFERDDAQERRQTALLEALTVEVRELRAEVARLQTAPPAAQAAQAAAPAPDPVPSPTAPRS, encoded by the coding sequence ATGCCCGGCATGAAGGAACGCTGGGAACGCCATACCCAAACGCCGCTGCTGGCCCTGGCAGTGGCGTTCGGCCTCGCGTACGCCGTGCCGATCGTGGCGCCGGACGCCGACCGCTGGGTCCACGAGCTGTGCCTGGCCGTGGAGTGGGTGGTCTGGGCCGCCTTCGCCGTCGACTACGCCGTGCGCTTCGCTCTCGCGCCCGCCAAGTGGCGGTTCGTCCGCGGCCATCCGCTGGATCTGCTGGCGGTGCTGCTGCCGCTCGTGCAGCCGCTGCGGCTGCTGCGGGTGGTGTCCACGCTCCTCCTCGTGGGCCGGCGGGCCCGGATGGCCCCGCAGGTGACGCTGACGACCTATGTCGCGGGCGCGGTCGTCGGGCTGATGATGTTCGGCTCGCTGGCCGTGCTGCACGTGGAGCGCACCGCCCCGAACGGCAACATCAAGACCCTGGGCGACGCGGTCTGGTGGTCGTTCACCACGATGACGACGGTCGGCTACGGCGACCACGCGCCGACCACCGGCCTGGGCCGGGTGCTCGCGGTGGGTCTGATGCTCTCGGGGATCGCCCTGCTCGGTGTGGTCACCGCGAACATCGCCGCCTGGTTCATCTCCCGCTTCGAACGGGACGACGCGCAGGAGCGCCGCCAGACCGCGCTCCTCGAGGCGCTGACCGTCGAAGTACGGGAACTGCGGGCCGAGGTCGCCCGGCTCCAGACGGCGCCGCCCGCCGCGCAGGCAGCGCAGGCCGCCGCGCCCGCGCCCGATCCCGTGCCTTCCCCTACCGCTCCCAGATCTTGA
- a CDS encoding TerD family protein, translating into MAFWDSLWRGRDAQFDSGSAASNAIELTKRRPSVSLTKQGAATGNLRVNLSWRMRTSDIEGRSKQSGRLLRNPSKLFKPEVVQGHTQGVVNVDLDIGCLYELTDGSKGVVQPLGSYFGDVNAPPYVKLSGDDRFGSPSGETIYVNLDHRDKIKRLLFFVYIYDQTPAFDRTHAKMTLYPSNGPRIEIELDERAPQARSCAVFSVENVKDELTVRREVKFVYGFQAELDRLYGWGLQWGRGFKTKA; encoded by the coding sequence ATGGCCTTCTGGGACAGTCTGTGGCGGGGCAGGGACGCCCAGTTCGACTCAGGCAGCGCGGCGAGCAACGCCATCGAGCTGACCAAGCGGCGTCCGTCGGTCTCCCTGACCAAACAGGGCGCCGCCACCGGCAACCTGCGGGTCAACCTCTCCTGGCGGATGCGCACCTCGGACATCGAGGGCCGCTCCAAGCAGAGCGGCCGGCTGCTGCGGAACCCGTCCAAGCTCTTCAAGCCCGAGGTCGTCCAGGGGCACACCCAGGGCGTCGTCAACGTCGACCTGGACATCGGCTGCCTCTACGAGCTCACCGACGGCAGCAAGGGCGTCGTGCAGCCGCTCGGCAGCTACTTCGGCGACGTGAACGCGCCGCCGTACGTGAAGCTCAGCGGCGACGACCGGTTCGGCTCGCCCTCCGGCGAGACGATCTACGTCAACCTCGACCACCGGGACAAGATCAAGCGGCTGCTGTTCTTCGTCTACATCTACGACCAGACGCCCGCCTTCGATCGCACCCACGCCAAGATGACGCTCTACCCGAGCAACGGCCCCCGGATCGAGATCGAACTGGACGAGCGCGCCCCGCAGGCCCGCTCGTGCGCCGTGTTCAGCGTGGAGAACGTCAAGGACGAACTCACGGTCCGCCGGGAGGTCAAGTTCGTCTACGGGTTCCAGGCCGAACTGGACCGGCTCTACGGCTGGGGTCTCCAGTGGGGCCGCGGTTTCAAGACGAAGGCCTGA
- a CDS encoding TerD family protein → MGVSLSKGGNVSLTKEAPGLTAVTVGLGWDVRTTTGTDFDLDASAILVSAEGKVRNDQDFVFFNNLKSADGSVEHTGDNLTGEGEGDDEQVKVNLAGVPQDVAKIVFPVSIYDAENRQQSFGQVRNAFIRVVNQAGGAEIARYDLSEDASTETAMVFGELYRNGDEWKFRAVGQGYASGLRGIAADFGVNV, encoded by the coding sequence GTGGGAGTCAGCCTCAGCAAGGGCGGCAACGTCTCGCTGACCAAGGAGGCCCCTGGCCTGACCGCCGTCACCGTCGGTCTCGGCTGGGACGTCCGCACCACCACCGGAACGGACTTCGACCTGGACGCCAGCGCCATTCTGGTGAGCGCGGAGGGCAAGGTCCGCAATGACCAGGACTTCGTGTTCTTCAACAACCTGAAGAGCGCGGACGGCTCGGTCGAGCACACCGGCGACAACCTCACCGGTGAGGGCGAGGGTGACGACGAGCAGGTCAAGGTCAACCTGGCCGGCGTCCCGCAGGACGTCGCCAAGATCGTCTTCCCGGTGTCGATCTACGACGCCGAGAACCGCCAGCAGTCCTTCGGCCAGGTGCGCAACGCGTTCATCCGCGTCGTGAACCAGGCCGGCGGCGCCGAGATCGCCCGGTACGACCTCTCCGAGGACGCCTCGACCGAGACCGCCATGGTCTTCGGCGAGCTGTACCGCAACGGCGACGAGTGGAAGTTCCGCGCCGTCGGACAGGGGTATGCCTCGGGTCTGCGCGGTATCGCGGCGGACTTCGGCGTCAACGTCTGA